Part of the Kitasatospora sp. NBC_01266 genome, GCGGCCGAGATCAGTCTGCGCGCGCTGGGGGACATGGAGCGCGGCCGTACCCGTGGACCGCAGCGGCGCACCGTGCGGGCCCTGGCGACCGCGCTGAGCCTCACCCCCGCGCAGGCCTCCGCACTCGAACAGGCCGCGCAGGCCGGCCGCCCCCGCCGGGTGCCGGCGGTCGCGGCGGCCCCGGCGACCGGGCAGAGCGCTTCGGCGGCGGGAGACCAGGCCGCCACCGACACCGCCACCGACCCCGGCGACCCGGCCGCCGCGCAGCCCCAGGAGGCGGTGCAGGCCGCCCTGGCGCTGCCCCGGGACATCGCCGACTTCACCGCCCGCGAGGACGCCATGGCCCAGCTGCGCGCGCTGGCCGAGCAGGCGGACCCGGCGCACCCGCGCGTCGTGCTGGCCTGCGGGCAACCCGGGCTGGGCAAGACCGCCTTCGCCCTGCACGCCGCCCACGCGCTGGCGCCGTACTTCCCCGACGGCCAGCTCTCGCTGGACCTGCGCGGCATGGCCGAACAGCCGCTGACGCCCCGTGAGGCCCTCGCCCAGCTGCTGCGCGCGCTGGGCATCGCCCACACCGCGGTGCCCGCCGACACCGAGGAGCGCGCGGGCCTGTACCGCAGCCTGATCCGGGAACGGCGCCTGGTCCTGGTGCTGGACAACGCCGCCGACGAGGCGCAGGTCCGGCCGCTGCTGCCCGGCTCCGGCCCGGCGCTGACCCTCATCACCAGCCGGCACACCCTGCCCGGCCTCGAATCGGTGCACCGCTTCCCGCTGGAGGTGCTCGCTCCCACCGAGGCCGCCGACCTGCTGGCCCGGATCGCCGGCTCCGAGCGGATCGCCGCCGAGCCCGCCGCCACCGCCGAACTCGCGCGCCTGTGCGGCCATCTGCCGCTCGCCCTGCGGATCGCCGGACAGCGCCTGGCCGCCCGCCCGCAGCAGCAGGTCAGCCACCTGGTGCGCCAACTCACCGCCGAGGAGCACCGGCTGGACCTGCTGCAGGCCGGTGACCTGCGAGTCCGCGCGGCCTTCGCGCTCTCCTACCGCAGGCTGCCGGTCGAAACCCGACTGGTGCTGCGCCGCTGCTCGTTGACCACCGGCGACGACTTCGCCGCCGCCACCGCCGCGCTCTACGCGGGCCTGCCGAACCACCGGGCCGAGCGGCACCTGGAGGAACTCGCCGACGCCGGACTGCTGCAGCCCGGCGCCGACGCCGACCGCTACCGGCTGCACGACCTGGTCCGCCTCTACGCCGGCGAGGAGTTGACCGCCGAGGACGACCCGGCTCTGGTCGACGCGGCCCGCGACCGGGCCACCGACTGGCTGCTGCGCCGCGCCGCCGCCGCCGGCCTGCTCTTCGACCCCGACTACCGCGAGGGGAGCGACCTGGGCGATCCCGATCCGGCCACCGCCCCCGCCACGATCTCCGAGGCCCGGCAGTGGCTGGAGGAGGAGCACCCCGAGTGGCTGGCCGCGCTGCGCCGCGCCGGCGCCACG contains:
- a CDS encoding ATP-binding protein is translated as MGAAGASAEEFGAAGEFCLLLARFRVQAGLTQDELAQAAEISLRALGDMERGRTRGPQRRTVRALATALSLTPAQASALEQAAQAGRPRRVPAVAAAPATGQSASAAGDQAATDTATDPGDPAAAQPQEAVQAALALPRDIADFTAREDAMAQLRALAEQADPAHPRVVLACGQPGLGKTAFALHAAHALAPYFPDGQLSLDLRGMAEQPLTPREALAQLLRALGIAHTAVPADTEERAGLYRSLIRERRLVLVLDNAADEAQVRPLLPGSGPALTLITSRHTLPGLESVHRFPLEVLAPTEAADLLARIAGSERIAAEPAATAELARLCGHLPLALRIAGQRLAARPQQQVSHLVRQLTAEEHRLDLLQAGDLRVRAAFALSYRRLPVETRLVLRRCSLTTGDDFAAATAALYAGLPNHRAERHLEELADAGLLQPGADADRYRLHDLVRLYAGEELTAEDDPALVDAARDRATDWLLRRAAAAGLLFDPDYREGSDLGDPDPATAPATISEARQWLEEEHPEWLAALRRAGATGSHQQVIDTAEAMHWFSDSLLYWDVWAEVFERSVAAARAVGDRLAETVHLNYLAWTQNTCLHQYQQGLTFAREALDLAREIGDTQQEAWALTYSGTALRRLLQAEEAIDSYQQAAAAFATLESPSARIGRLVAIRFAGACLRESGRAQEALAAHRTALADAGEWLEQEQGYVPHLLSAFTAHELGLDQAALGQWQAAEQAFRQALAHYEAINRPDSMTQTLTELATALIEQDRAEEAREILSSALTTLTDEPGGARRRPSSR